The following proteins come from a genomic window of Alosa sapidissima isolate fAloSap1 chromosome 20, fAloSap1.pri, whole genome shotgun sequence:
- the ubl3b gene encoding ubiquitin-like protein 3b — MTTQRDPDTVNLRLILVSGKTQDFTFSPNDSATDIARHVFENWPAGWEEEQVSSPNILRLIFQGRFLHGNVTLGALKLPPGRTTVMHLVARETLPEPNSHGQRNREKTTESSCCLLL, encoded by the exons GTGAACCTCCGGCTCATCCTGGTCAGTGGTAAAACACAGGACTTCACCTTCTCCCCCAACGACTCTGCCACAGACATCGCCCGCCATGTCTTTGAGAACTGGCCTGCAG GTTGGGAGGAGGAGCAGGTGAGCAGCCCCAACATCCTGCGCCTCATCTTCCAGGGTCGCTTCCTGCATGGGAACGTCACGCTTGGAG CTCTCAAGTTGCCCCCTGGCAGAACAACTGTCATGCACTTGGTTGCCAGAGAGACCCTGCCGGAGCCCAACTCCCATG GCCAGAGGAACCGGGAGAAGACCACAGAGAGCAGCTGCTGTCTATTGTTGTGA
- the LOC121694206 gene encoding serine protease 23, whose translation MALDHTPMSSHPCCSFLLVCLLLPLSWVSCVLPHQPAPLHIPSLVAHTPLPLVRSRFSAQAQLDFTTHCNASCFHRGEQARPEELAEQLAFETLYSNGSRTLTAVDLDEDEEAEWRPEPAVPFLATGRRRGSTGRRRRQKRQIYGADGRFNIRGDHFLLDYPFSTAVRISTGCTGVLVSQRHVLTAAHCVHDGKDYVKGARKLRVGFLIPPSSLVNVTLPSTPSKKPLVRWVRVKRTRVPKGWIQGPLEVSMDYDYALLELRWPHRRPFMRMAVAPSAQDLAGKRIHFSGFDSDRPGELVYRFCPVEDESNDLIYQHCDARPGASGSGVYGRVWDNGLERWERKVIGIFSGHQWLEIDGENRDYNVAVRFTPLKFAQICYWVHGNQVDCSKD comes from the coding sequence ATGGCTCTTGATCACACGCCGATGTCTTCCCATCCCTGCTGCTCCTTCCTGCTCGTCTGTCTGCTGCTGCCCCTGTCCTGGGTGTCCTGCGTCCTGCCCCACCAGCCTGCGCCCCTCCACATCCCCTCCCTGGTGGCGCACACCCCTCTGCCCCTTGTGCGCTCCCGCTTCAGTGCCCAGGCCCAGCTGGACTTCACCACACACTGCAACGCCAGCTGCTTCCACCGGGGCGAGCAGGCCAGGCCGGAGGAGCTGGCCGAGCAGCTGGCCTTCGAGACGCTCTACTCCAACGGCTCGCGCACCCTCACCGCCGTGGACCtggacgaggacgaggaggcCGAGTGGAGGCCCGAACCCGCGGTCCCCTTCTTGGCCACTGGGAGGCGCCGGGGTTCCACCGGGCGCCGGCGGCGGCAGAAGCGGCAGATCTACGGGGCGGACGGGCGCTTCAACATCCGCGGCGACCACTTCCTGTTGGATTACCCCTTCTCCACGGCCGTGCGCATCTCCACCGGGTGCACGGGGGTCCTGGTGTCCCAGCGACACGTGCTCACCGCCGCCCATTGCGTGCACGACGGGAAGGATTACGTGAAGGGGGCGCGCAAGCTCCGGGTGGGTTTCCTGATCCCGCCCTCCTCCCTGGTCAACGTCACCCTGCCCAGCACTCCTTCAAAGAAGCCCTTGGTGCGCTGGGTGCGCGTGAAGCGAACGCGCGTCCCCAAAGGTTGGATCCAGGGGCCCCTTGAGGTCAGCATGGACTACGACTACGCTCTGCTGGAGCTGCGCTGGCCCCACCGCCGGCCCTTCATGCGCATGGCCGTGGCCCCCTCGGCCCAAGACCTGGCCGGCAAGCGAATCCACTTCTCGGGCTTCGACAGCGACCGGCCGGGCGAGCTGGTGTATCGCTTCTGCCCGGTGGAGGATGAGTCCAACGACCTGATCTACCAGCACTGTGACGCACGGCCAGGGGCCAGCGGCTCTGGGGTGTACGGGCGCGTGTGGGACAACGGCCTGGAGCGCTGGGAGAGGAAGGTCATCGGCATCTTCTCTGGACACCAGTGGCTGGAGATCGACGGGGAGAACCGGGACTATAACGTGGCGGTGCGCTTCACCCCCCTCAAGTTTGCGCAGATCTGCTACTGGGTTCACGGGAACCAGGTGGATTGCAGCAAAGACTGA